One genomic region from Dehalobacter restrictus DSM 9455 encodes:
- a CDS encoding YifB family Mg chelatase-like AAA ATPase, with amino-acid sequence MFASVSGMSVDNLSAQPVSVEVDIANGLPCLEIVGLAATAVKEARDRVRSALKNSGFDFPLKKITVNLAPADLRKEGSGLDLPIALGILAAMEELNNSVLNRYVFAGELSLEGLLRPIPGVLTMALALKSGPEKQVLIIPPANLAEARLVTEIESASVISLAELVGILNGEDHFSVIPSPPSAEIFEKVSVDWSDIHGQMQVKRGLEIAACGGHNLLMVGPPGSGKTLLARAFAGVLPPLTVEESLDVTQLHSLTGIIRGNGQLITQRPFRSPHHTATVAGIIGGGQKIKPGELALANHGVLFLDELPEFSREVLEALRQPLEDRKLTLIRLRGRMEFPTRICVIASMNPCPCGYFGENGRECSCTPLQISHYRGKVSGPLLDRFDIQLEVPRLSYGELKRGDNRETSVMVQERVIKVRELQQKRLKGSRTNSEMTGRETKVLCQLDSAGESLLQKVFDKNLFSARAHDRILRVARTIADMAESDNIQAEHLAESLQYRALDRTKTNQ; translated from the coding sequence ATGTTTGCTTCTGTCAGCGGAATGTCTGTCGACAATCTCTCAGCCCAGCCGGTCAGTGTCGAAGTGGATATTGCCAATGGTCTTCCCTGTCTGGAAATTGTAGGCCTTGCGGCCACTGCTGTGAAAGAGGCCAGAGACAGAGTCCGGTCAGCGTTGAAAAACTCAGGCTTCGATTTCCCTTTGAAAAAAATTACAGTTAATCTTGCTCCTGCAGACCTGCGCAAAGAAGGCTCCGGTCTGGATTTACCGATCGCTTTGGGTATATTGGCTGCCATGGAAGAACTGAATAACTCCGTATTGAACCGCTATGTTTTTGCCGGTGAACTTTCCCTGGAAGGCCTTTTACGTCCGATACCAGGTGTTCTGACCATGGCGCTGGCTTTAAAAAGCGGGCCGGAAAAACAAGTCCTGATTATACCGCCTGCGAATCTGGCCGAAGCAAGGCTTGTAACCGAAATAGAAAGTGCAAGCGTAATCAGTCTTGCTGAGTTAGTGGGGATTCTGAACGGAGAAGATCATTTTTCCGTTATTCCTTCCCCGCCCTCTGCTGAAATCTTTGAAAAGGTATCTGTGGACTGGTCGGATATTCACGGGCAGATGCAGGTCAAACGCGGACTGGAAATTGCCGCCTGCGGGGGGCACAACCTGTTGATGGTTGGTCCGCCCGGCTCTGGGAAAACGCTGCTGGCCAGAGCATTTGCCGGGGTTCTGCCGCCGCTCACGGTTGAGGAGAGTCTTGATGTGACTCAGCTTCACAGCCTGACTGGTATTATCCGGGGAAATGGGCAGCTGATTACGCAAAGGCCTTTCCGCAGCCCTCACCATACGGCTACAGTTGCCGGAATCATCGGCGGGGGACAGAAAATTAAGCCCGGGGAACTTGCCCTGGCCAATCACGGTGTTCTCTTTCTGGATGAGCTGCCTGAGTTTTCCCGGGAAGTCCTCGAAGCACTCCGTCAGCCGCTCGAGGACCGAAAACTGACGTTAATCCGTCTGAGAGGCAGAATGGAGTTTCCGACACGCATTTGTGTCATCGCTTCGATGAATCCGTGTCCGTGCGGCTATTTTGGAGAGAATGGCCGGGAATGTTCCTGCACGCCACTTCAAATCAGCCACTACCGCGGAAAGGTTTCCGGACCCCTACTGGACCGGTTTGACATCCAGCTGGAAGTCCCTCGTTTAAGCTATGGCGAGCTAAAGCGCGGGGATAACCGGGAAACCTCCGTTATGGTTCAGGAACGGGTGATCAAAGTCAGAGAACTCCAGCAAAAAAGATTAAAAGGAAGCCGGACAAATTCCGAGATGACCGGTCGCGAAACAAAAGTGCTGTGCCAATTGGACAGCGCCGGTGAATCCCTCCTGCAAAAAGTTTTTGATAAAAACCTCTTCAGTGCCCGGGCCCACGACCGTATCCTGCGTGTAGCCAGAACGATCGCCGATATGGCCGAATCTGATAATATACAGGCGGAACATCTAGCCGAATCATTGCAGTACAGGGCTTTGGACAGAACGAAGACGAATCAATGA
- a CDS encoding YraN family protein, translating to MNKRQLGQRGEDMALEHIKEAGLNIIQRNYRCPKGEIDIIARDGKTIVFIEVRLRSSNIRGSAEESIGLWKIQRLKSIASYYLLEQHYHQWPQIRFDIFAINMAEGVPEFNWIQGAL from the coding sequence TTGAATAAAAGACAGTTGGGGCAGCGGGGCGAAGATATGGCTTTGGAACATATTAAGGAAGCCGGATTGAACATTATCCAGCGCAATTATCGCTGTCCCAAGGGAGAGATCGACATTATCGCCAGGGATGGGAAAACAATTGTATTTATCGAAGTCAGACTGAGGAGCTCCAATATCCGGGGATCCGCAGAAGAAAGCATCGGCCTCTGGAAAATCCAAAGGCTTAAAAGTATTGCCTCGTATTATCTTCTGGAACAACACTATCATCAATGGCCGCAAATCAGGTTTGATATTTTCGCCATTAACATGGCTGAAGGCGTTCCCGAGTTCAACTGGATCCAAGGGGCACTATAA